The following coding sequences are from one uncultured Desulfobacter sp. window:
- a CDS encoding DUF5710 domain-containing protein produces the protein MCSQIGIGYSAESKESNKAYVSSWLKAIKPEDRAKELGFAMKDAEKISEYLMGLDLEKGKTAKIETDIPQESSPLVKKEAERLQAKADQYRADQKNLFSYTEKITVAMSNPDLFDDLMPDHYKSDPLSAFNKELDDIQREIVTYLKNIVPSLERSESSPSPQEPASFGDPERKQHLSKNSQTELDGERVYINVPYSEKDEAKALGAKWDKQEKSWFVKPGADQAPFQKWLVPSQETLLDMNKVTAQFQDQASRLGLKIDSPQADGKLHRVSVEGDKGGKKSGAYTLYPDGRPAGFIQNHKTGEKANFKYEGELGETVILSVNKKARAIERDEDHAAAAKKAFGIYINAEKTTSHPYLTDKKINGDKEYRVDKNNRLIVPAKNLKTNKIESLQFIGEDGQKQFLTGGKKSGNAYTIGELDEQKPILLAEGFATGKTLNDVSHLPAVVCFDANNLENVARQIRELMPSAELFICADNDHAKKNNVGVEKAQKAAKAVGAKVIIPKFTDESKKLGYTDFNDLAKCKMGKSRVQSQLKSQIKYLSKDKGVGLER, from the coding sequence GTGTGTTCTCAAATCGGCATTGGCTATTCTGCCGAATCCAAAGAAAGCAATAAAGCATATGTTTCGTCCTGGCTCAAAGCCATAAAGCCGGAAGATCGGGCAAAAGAACTCGGGTTTGCAATGAAAGACGCTGAAAAAATCTCTGAATACCTTATGGGGCTTGATTTAGAGAAAGGTAAAACAGCAAAAATTGAAACGGATATCCCACAGGAATCAAGTCCTTTGGTAAAAAAGGAAGCGGAACGATTACAGGCTAAAGCGGATCAATACCGCGCTGATCAAAAAAATTTGTTTTCGTATACGGAAAAGATAACCGTAGCCATGAGCAACCCCGATTTGTTTGATGATTTAATGCCCGACCATTATAAAAGTGATCCGTTATCAGCATTTAACAAGGAACTGGATGATATCCAGCGTGAAATTGTAACCTATCTAAAAAATATCGTTCCTTCCCTTGAGAGGTCCGAATCTTCCCCTTCCCCCCAGGAGCCTGCCTCTTTTGGTGATCCTGAACGAAAACAGCATCTATCTAAAAATTCGCAAACAGAGCTTGATGGAGAAAGGGTGTATATCAATGTGCCGTATTCAGAGAAAGATGAAGCCAAGGCATTAGGTGCAAAATGGGATAAACAGGAAAAATCCTGGTTTGTTAAGCCAGGCGCCGACCAGGCTCCTTTTCAAAAGTGGCTTGTCCCCTCCCAAGAAACCCTGCTTGATATGAACAAAGTAACCGCTCAATTTCAGGATCAGGCTTCCAGGCTCGGCCTGAAAATTGACAGTCCTCAGGCAGACGGCAAGCTGCACCGTGTATCGGTTGAAGGAGATAAGGGCGGCAAAAAATCCGGAGCATATACGCTTTATCCCGACGGCAGGCCTGCGGGGTTCATCCAGAACCATAAAACAGGGGAAAAAGCCAATTTCAAATATGAAGGCGAACTGGGCGAAACGGTAATTTTATCAGTAAATAAAAAAGCCCGGGCAATTGAGCGGGACGAAGATCACGCTGCTGCAGCTAAAAAAGCGTTCGGCATTTACATTAATGCAGAAAAAACCACGTCCCACCCATACCTTACAGATAAAAAGATCAATGGCGACAAAGAATACCGGGTTGATAAAAACAACCGGCTGATTGTCCCTGCCAAGAATCTTAAAACCAACAAAATCGAATCTCTGCAATTCATCGGCGAGGATGGGCAAAAGCAGTTTCTTACCGGCGGGAAAAAATCGGGAAACGCTTATACCATAGGCGAACTCGACGAACAAAAACCCATACTGCTGGCCGAAGGCTTTGCAACCGGAAAAACCCTTAATGATGTGAGTCACCTTCCGGCGGTGGTTTGCTTTGATGCAAACAACCTTGAAAATGTGGCCAGACAGATCCGGGAATTGATGCCCTCGGCTGAGTTGTTCATTTGTGCTGATAATGATCACGCCAAGAAAAATAATGTGGGGGTGGAAAAAGCGCAAAAAGCAGCCAAAGCCGTTGGTGCGAAAGTCATTATCCCCAAATTTACGGATGAGTCAAAAAAACTTGGGTACACGGATTTCAATGACCTGGCCAAGTGCAAGATGGGCAAAAGCCGGGTTCAAAGTCAGTTAAAATCCCAGATCAAATATCTTTCCAAAGACAAAGGCGTAGGGCTTGAACGATGA
- a CDS encoding PIN domain-containing protein, with protein sequence MRKVEDFVSRLEVLPYDDNAAAHYGNIRADLEKKGTPIGVNDLHIAGHARSESLILVSNNIREFVRVDGLRLENWIEIK encoded by the coding sequence TTGCGAAAAGTAGAAGATTTTGTATCACGTCTGGAAGTCCTTCCCTATGATGATAATGCCGCCGCCCACTATGGAAATATCAGAGCGGATTTAGAAAAGAAAGGTACACCTATCGGGGTCAATGATTTGCATATTGCAGGCCATGCCCGAAGTGAATCTTTAATCCTGGTTTCTAACAACATACGTGAATTTGTGAGAGTCGATGGTTTGCGGCTCGAAAATTGGATCGAAATAAAGTGA
- a CDS encoding CopG family transcriptional regulator, with amino-acid sequence MKKDKREITLKSYVTEKEYCQIKLLAKQTGFSVSEYIRRILTGQKIESRLDQEAFLSALKVNADLGRLGGLFKYYLAQGFKNVPPSEIRKVLHDIEDRQRQLRPVISKIRDMV; translated from the coding sequence ATGAAAAAAGATAAACGGGAAATAACCCTCAAATCTTATGTGACGGAAAAAGAATACTGCCAAATCAAGCTTCTTGCCAAACAGACTGGGTTTTCTGTCTCTGAATATATCCGCCGGATTTTAACCGGCCAAAAGATAGAATCAAGGCTTGACCAGGAAGCTTTTTTATCTGCGCTTAAAGTGAACGCTGACCTTGGCAGGCTTGGAGGGCTGTTTAAATACTATCTTGCCCAGGGGTTTAAAAATGTGCCGCCTTCAGAAATACGAAAGGTGCTGCATGACATTGAAGACAGGCAGCGACAGCTCAGGCCCGTCATTTCGAAAATTCGGGATATGGTGTGA
- the traI gene encoding TraI/MobA(P) family conjugative relaxase, with the protein MTRSLSSQFNAMISKRIQCEPQNDNIKRLGAYIGAGHEREKLFAKWTAGCYAGQDYDLAIDEIKATQAMNTRTKKEKTYHMVVSFHPEDFEKLSLEDFKNIEKEFAAALGFEDHQRLCGIHINTDHPHMHVAYNMIHKEKYTRHDPFYDYYKRDKTCRLLEEKYKLKIDVGVEQQFSEYVKQRQSDVKHAFDNARDWQSLHEELALYGLTVQMRGNGCILAAIGHKQKDGHHIKLSDFDKNLSKKKLQDRFGSYKKSAGDYEVKEFFQREPKRENAKAKDFETKTGLKSFETFVLESKEFIAQAAIKSNTWQDFHRELARIGLEVKPRGAGYVLTDIGGKTKKNSSLPFSKTGMRIAKNGIIIECHKKGDMNNGRNTGQPGNRNTGRQRNSSTYNQPGFSQPEPLSKNNLRKLSKCRLAYHGTGQVEDILSFDARAYRRKPESLQWGNDGRLKILGAFEPSQGGYTIEKPYKFEPVKKLKSAKEREAWKIYIQEQKKRNYNWIKFNKNFQRFYGEDYGM; encoded by the coding sequence TTGACCCGATCACTATCATCACAGTTTAATGCCATGATATCAAAACGTATCCAGTGTGAACCCCAGAACGACAACATAAAACGTTTAGGGGCATATATAGGCGCCGGCCATGAAAGGGAAAAGCTCTTTGCTAAATGGACAGCCGGCTGTTATGCCGGGCAGGATTATGATCTGGCCATTGATGAAATTAAAGCCACCCAGGCAATGAATACCAGGACCAAAAAAGAGAAAACCTATCATATGGTAGTCAGTTTTCATCCCGAAGATTTCGAAAAACTTTCCCTGGAAGATTTTAAAAACATTGAAAAAGAATTTGCGGCCGCTTTAGGCTTTGAAGACCATCAACGGCTCTGCGGAATACACATCAACACAGACCATCCCCACATGCACGTTGCTTACAATATGATCCACAAGGAAAAATACACCCGGCATGATCCTTTCTATGATTATTATAAACGGGATAAAACGTGCCGGCTCCTGGAGGAAAAATATAAGCTTAAAATCGATGTTGGTGTTGAGCAGCAATTTAGCGAGTACGTGAAGCAACGACAATCGGATGTTAAACACGCCTTTGACAATGCCCGGGATTGGCAGTCCTTGCACGAAGAACTTGCCCTTTACGGCTTAACTGTGCAAATGCGCGGGAACGGCTGTATCCTGGCTGCAATCGGCCACAAACAAAAAGACGGTCATCATATAAAATTAAGCGATTTTGATAAAAATTTGTCCAAGAAAAAACTTCAGGACCGGTTTGGTTCTTATAAAAAATCAGCCGGGGATTATGAAGTCAAAGAATTTTTTCAACGGGAGCCCAAACGGGAAAACGCCAAAGCCAAAGATTTTGAAACTAAAACCGGGCTAAAATCCTTTGAGACCTTTGTGTTGGAATCAAAAGAGTTTATCGCCCAGGCGGCAATCAAATCTAACACCTGGCAAGACTTTCATAGGGAACTGGCCAGGATCGGTCTTGAAGTCAAACCCCGTGGAGCAGGTTATGTTTTAACGGATATAGGCGGCAAGACTAAAAAAAATTCAAGCCTCCCTTTTTCTAAAACCGGAATGCGAATTGCCAAAAACGGCATTATCATTGAATGTCACAAAAAAGGAGATATGAACAATGGAAGAAACACAGGACAGCCCGGTAATAGGAACACCGGAAGACAACGAAACTCAAGCACCTATAATCAGCCCGGTTTTAGCCAACCTGAGCCGCTCTCCAAAAACAATTTGCGCAAATTGTCCAAATGCCGTTTGGCATATCACGGAACAGGACAAGTTGAGGATATTTTGTCGTTTGATGCACGCGCTTATAGACGAAAGCCTGAAAGCTTGCAATGGGGCAATGATGGAAGACTGAAAATTTTAGGGGCATTTGAACCGTCCCAAGGCGGTTATACAATTGAAAAGCCGTATAAATTTGAACCAGTGAAAAAGCTCAAATCGGCCAAAGAAAGAGAAGCTTGGAAGATCTATATTCAGGAACAAAAAAAGCGTAATTATAACTGGATAAAATTTAATAAAAATTTTCAGCGCTTTTATGGTGAAGATTATGGAATGTAA
- a CDS encoding TrbM/KikA/MpfK family conjugal transfer protein, translating to MKKFSATITFFLFWIVFLGETSLSWADDELTNEQKLACESILCLSSGDRPDECDPALNYFFSIKKKKLSDTRDARKSFLRKCPDSNAEGMPSLINVLVDYNCSACTVEQLNKNLVKVVISTGRNFSSISSHSSGFTVMAVDPELPAYCLKYYAAMNSNQYTAYSQYSQSQPVYIGSNIGRKVKDDDGDEYYVIYAKSRNEQAQIAEAISQNRWEWAN from the coding sequence ATGAAAAAGTTTTCAGCAACCATTACGTTTTTTCTTTTTTGGATAGTTTTTTTAGGAGAAACGTCTCTGTCATGGGCAGATGATGAATTAACAAATGAACAGAAATTGGCTTGTGAATCCATCTTATGCTTGTCTTCGGGCGACAGGCCGGACGAATGCGACCCTGCTTTAAATTATTTTTTCAGCATCAAAAAAAAGAAATTATCCGACACCAGGGACGCCCGGAAATCTTTTTTGAGAAAATGTCCTGATTCAAATGCAGAAGGGATGCCCAGCTTGATCAACGTCCTCGTTGATTACAACTGTTCTGCCTGCACTGTTGAACAGTTAAATAAAAATCTTGTCAAAGTGGTCATTTCAACGGGACGCAATTTCAGTTCTATTTCCAGCCACTCTTCCGGGTTTACCGTAATGGCAGTTGACCCTGAATTACCGGCATATTGTCTGAAGTATTATGCCGCCATGAACAGTAATCAATACACAGCCTACTCACAATATTCACAATCACAACCAGTCTATATCGGTTCCAATATAGGCCGAAAGGTCAAAGATGACGACGGCGATGAATATTATGTGATTTATGCCAAGTCAAGAAACGAACAAGCCCAGATAGCGGAGGCAATATCACAAAACCGCTGGGAATGGGCCAATTAA
- a CDS encoding IS3 family transposase (programmed frameshift) — protein sequence MIQKILLNPGTPMVNFSKEANVPNSTVATWLRNYKKRNGSTVGSKKKTWSAERKFQAVLETASLSEAEKNEYCRKHGIYPEQLEEWKKDCISGCRKSPDQNFVKKTKQKEQELQRKTKALEKELTRKEKALAEAAALLVLKKKVQGHLGGQRGRMIPTEDKMQILSLVEEACKSGARQCKACEIIGISERTLQRWQKKTTAEIEDKRPHAERNPANKLSEEEKHMIIDICNSQEYGSLPPSQIVPMLCDQGIYVASEASFYRTLRENGLQNHRGKTRYKTNKKPTGFTATGPNQVWTWDITYLPAALKGSFYYLYMITDIYSRKIVAWEVHDRQSDELASELVKRGYLSEGVNGNEIVLHSDNGSPMKGATMLCTLQQLGVVPSFSRPSVSNDNPYSEALFKTLKYAPSYPSGPFESLEACREWVLNFVRWYNNVHRHSGIKFVTPNERHTGADRTILEARQKVYLEAKAKKPERWSRGIRDWTVVTEVSLNPEKNDNRPAA from the exons ATGATTCAGAAAATTCTTTTAAACCCAGGCACGCCGATGGTAAACTTTTCAAAAGAGGCTAACGTTCCAAATTCAACGGTAGCAACCTGGCTAAGAAATTACAAAAAAAGGAATGGGAGTACAGTGGGCTCGAAGAAGAAAACCTGGTCAGCCGAGAGGAAATTTCAGGCAGTATTGGAAACTGCGTCGTTAAGTGAAGCAGAAAAAAATGAATATTGCCGGAAACATGGAATATACCCGGAACAGTTAGAAGAGTGGAAGAAAGACTGTATATCCGGATGTAGAAAGAGCCCCGATCAAAATTTTGTCAAGAAAACCAAGCAAAAAGAGCAAGAATTGCAACGCAAGACTAAAGCCCTTGAAAAAGAATTAACCCGTAAGGAGAAAGCGTTAGCAGAAGCTGCCGCCCTGCTTGTGTTAAAAAAAAAAGTCCAGG GACATCTGGGGGGACAAAGGGGAAGAATGATTCCTACTGAAGACAAAATGCAGATATTGTCTTTGGTGGAAGAAGCTTGTAAATCCGGTGCTCGCCAATGTAAGGCTTGTGAAATAATAGGAATTTCAGAAAGGACCTTACAGCGGTGGCAGAAAAAAACGACTGCTGAAATAGAAGATAAGCGCCCCCATGCAGAAAGAAATCCTGCAAACAAATTGTCTGAAGAAGAAAAACATATGATTATAGATATTTGTAATAGTCAGGAGTATGGAAGCTTACCGCCAAGCCAGATTGTTCCCATGCTTTGTGATCAGGGGATCTATGTCGCATCCGAAGCAAGCTTCTATAGGACACTGAGAGAGAACGGTCTTCAGAACCATAGAGGTAAAACCCGGTATAAAACAAATAAAAAACCGACGGGTTTTACAGCAACAGGGCCTAATCAGGTCTGGACATGGGATATAACCTACCTTCCAGCGGCGCTAAAGGGTTCGTTTTATTACCTTTATATGATAACGGATATTTACAGTCGTAAGATAGTAGCTTGGGAAGTCCATGACAGGCAAAGTGATGAGCTGGCCTCCGAGCTTGTAAAAAGGGGGTATCTGTCAGAGGGTGTAAATGGCAATGAAATAGTGCTTCATTCAGATAATGGCTCCCCGATGAAAGGTGCGACCATGCTGTGCACTCTTCAGCAACTTGGAGTTGTCCCCTCATTCAGTCGGCCGTCGGTAAGTAACGATAATCCTTATTCAGAAGCATTGTTCAAAACCCTGAAATATGCCCCTTCATACCCTTCCGGCCCTTTTGAGAGCTTGGAGGCCTGTAGAGAATGGGTACTGAATTTTGTTCGCTGGTACAATAATGTCCACCGTCACAGTGGTATAAAATTTGTTACCCCAAATGAAAGGCATACAGGGGCAGATAGGACGATTTTAGAGGCCCGTCAAAAGGTATATCTGGAAGCAAAGGCAAAAAAACCAGAACGTTGGAGCCGTGGAATCAGAGATTGGACTGTGGTAACAGAAGTCTCTCTTAATCCTGAAAAAAACGATAACCGTCCAGCAGCTTAA
- a CDS encoding S26 family signal peptidase: MKYKIMLLCSLMFAVCFFVSQYCYINVSASLPRGLYLKTSRVIGNGSYVVFHPTAAQQPLVSKYVKNTPLMKRVAALPGQAYQLPPASDTDSKGRAITPFSPKTGIVPSAQFVIVGDTKYSLDSRYLGFVPQSSIVDTITPLLVF; the protein is encoded by the coding sequence ATGAAATATAAAATCATGCTGCTTTGCAGTCTCATGTTTGCGGTCTGTTTTTTTGTATCTCAATACTGTTATATCAATGTTTCAGCCAGTCTGCCCCGAGGTTTATATTTAAAAACCTCCCGGGTAATTGGCAACGGCTCGTATGTTGTCTTTCATCCCACTGCTGCCCAACAGCCTCTTGTATCAAAGTACGTTAAAAATACACCTTTAATGAAACGTGTGGCTGCCTTACCAGGGCAGGCATACCAATTGCCCCCGGCCTCCGATACAGACAGCAAAGGCAGGGCGATTACGCCTTTTTCCCCAAAAACAGGCATCGTGCCTTCTGCGCAATTCGTTATAGTCGGCGACACCAAATACTCGTTGGATAGCCGGTATCTTGGGTTTGTACCTCAATCTTCAATAGTTGATACGATCACCCCTCTTTTGGTTTTTTAG
- a CDS encoding NifB/NifX family molybdenum-iron cluster-binding protein encodes MKLCITSTGKEINANVDPRFGRAPWFLIIDTDTGNIIEAVENHAATQGQGAGISATNLLSDKNIDAILTGAVGPNAAQVFQTTGISLVEGLSPQDTVQEALAKFKQGSYAQAKTSQSTDAPQGQGGMKGRGIAGGGRGMGGGGGKGMGGGSGQGRGKGGGGGQRR; translated from the coding sequence ATGAAACTTTGCATAACATCAACAGGGAAAGAGATTAATGCCAACGTTGACCCCCGATTTGGCAGGGCACCTTGGTTTTTAATTATCGATACAGACACTGGCAATATCATTGAGGCCGTTGAAAATCATGCTGCCACCCAGGGGCAGGGGGCAGGAATCTCTGCGACCAACCTTTTGTCAGATAAAAATATTGATGCGATTCTCACCGGCGCTGTCGGCCCCAATGCTGCCCAGGTATTTCAAACAACCGGGATCTCTCTTGTGGAGGGTTTATCACCCCAGGATACGGTACAAGAGGCCTTGGCCAAATTCAAACAAGGTTCTTATGCCCAGGCTAAGACCTCCCAATCAACTGATGCACCCCAGGGTCAGGGTGGAATGAAAGGGCGGGGGATTGCTGGCGGCGGCCGTGGTATGGGCGGTGGTGGTGGTAAGGGTATGGGCGGCGGAAGCGGTCAAGGCAGAGGTAAGGGGGGTGGCGGGGGACAACGCAGATAA
- the tnpA gene encoding IS200/IS605 family transposase encodes MERFNRLAHSIWDCKYHVVWIPKYRRKELYGKKRQIVVDTIKQWARIKGIEIIEGRAMPDHIHLCLSIPPKYAVAHVIGLLKGKSASEVMSFGNKSSRMVRGRTFWARGYCVSTVGLDEEKIREYIRKPRT; translated from the coding sequence ATGGAACGTTTTAACAGGTTAGCACATTCAATTTGGGATTGTAAGTATCATGTCGTTTGGATACCCAAGTATCGTCGTAAAGAGTTGTACGGGAAAAAGAGACAAATAGTTGTAGATACGATTAAGCAGTGGGCTCGGATTAAAGGTATAGAAATCATTGAGGGGCGTGCGATGCCTGACCATATTCACCTTTGCCTTTCGATTCCGCCAAAATATGCGGTGGCCCATGTCATTGGTCTTTTGAAAGGGAAGAGTGCATCGGAAGTGATGAGCTTTGGAAACAAGAGTAGTCGAATGGTGCGAGGCCGGACATTTTGGGCTCGTGGCTATTGTGTTAGCACTGTTGGTCTTGATGAAGAAAAGATACGAGAATATATAAGAAAACCAAGAACGTAA
- the trbB gene encoding P-type conjugative transfer ATPase TrbB: MSVVLDSLKHNLGPIVTQALDDDNVIEVMLNPDGKLWLDTFDKGMVEVSAIPASSASGILSQVASMLGAVVTKDSPVVEGELPLDGSRFEGLFPPVVANPTFTIRKKAINIFTLDNYVHSGIMSSDQQQIICDAIADKKNILVVGGTGSGKTTLTNAILAELANIAGDERLVIIEDTSELQCLSKNKVMLRTNRNTNMQHLLKATMRLRPDRIVVGEVRGGEALDLLKAWNTGHPGGVCTVHANSCAGGLVRLQQLIAEVVPNSMDDLIQEAVDLVIFIKRTKEGRKIEDIAEIVNDYGFQSETQKLRILK, translated from the coding sequence ATGAGCGTTGTTTTGGACAGTTTGAAGCATAATTTAGGCCCCATTGTTACCCAGGCCCTGGATGATGATAACGTGATTGAAGTCATGCTCAACCCTGACGGCAAATTATGGCTCGATACGTTTGACAAAGGAATGGTGGAAGTGTCCGCCATTCCTGCATCATCCGCCTCCGGAATACTGAGCCAGGTTGCGTCCATGCTTGGCGCCGTCGTTACAAAGGATTCTCCCGTTGTTGAAGGCGAGCTGCCCCTGGACGGCAGCCGGTTTGAAGGATTGTTTCCTCCGGTTGTGGCCAATCCCACGTTCACGATACGCAAAAAGGCTATCAATATATTTACCCTGGATAATTATGTCCATTCCGGGATCATGTCTTCGGATCAGCAGCAAATTATCTGCGATGCCATTGCAGACAAAAAAAATATCCTGGTAGTGGGCGGAACGGGTTCCGGCAAAACCACCCTGACCAATGCGATTCTGGCAGAATTGGCTAATATTGCCGGCGATGAACGGCTTGTCATTATCGAAGACACCAGCGAACTGCAATGCTTGTCAAAAAATAAGGTGATGCTGCGTACAAACCGGAACACCAATATGCAGCATCTTCTTAAAGCCACCATGAGGCTTCGGCCGGACAGAATCGTTGTGGGTGAAGTAAGGGGCGGTGAAGCCCTTGACCTGTTAAAGGCGTGGAATACCGGTCACCCGGGTGGCGTGTGCACCGTCCATGCAAATTCATGTGCCGGGGGACTGGTCCGGCTGCAGCAGCTGATTGCCGAAGTTGTGCCGAATTCTATGGATGATCTAATCCAAGAGGCGGTTGATCTGGTGATTTTTATCAAACGGACCAAAGAAGGCCGTAAAATAGAGGACATCGCCGAAATAGTAAACGATTATGGATTTCAATCGGAAACACAAAAATTAAGGATTTTAAAATGA
- a CDS encoding type IV secretory system conjugative DNA transfer family protein, whose protein sequence is MKKQEYGLKQAKAKKSRYPLLFPVCFLLWGFAFMSYATQTVAMALRYHPDLGRPVFDTYYLPWKVFEWNKYIIDTPVGNRVDLIFGAFVLSTAFGFFLILRKKPKGNLNLHGTATWAKKKELPAMGLDAKEGVYVGGFPLARGTKYLIHNGPEHILAFAPTRSGKGVGLVIPSLLAWTGSSVTLDIKGENYALTSGYRAKELHHKILKFDPADETFSFAKWNPLAEVRINTNHAIADAQNIAQMICDPDGKGMKDYFTQAGYALLTGLILHVIVSKQDATLADVVAEITKSDNEGDVKNLLYAMIDKEHAQILKKRHPDMDTDLADNIQSTIDSYAGEAVIKADRELSGVVSTAVTNLSLYRDPIVAKNTSESDFFISDIMNSQNPVDLYLVVSPADLDRLRPLLRVFFNLALRKFTQKMEFENGQAVVGYKHRLLLMLDEFTSLGKLEIMQKALAFMAGYGVKAYIIVQDLSQLQEAYTRDESITSNCHVRIAYAPNKIETAKLLSDMTGKTTVVDKKTSVSGKRLGGMGNASVSVSEVARPLLTPDECMRLKGPVKDEKGGIKTPGDMLIFVAGYNTVYGQQILYFLDPVFQKRVKIPPPDRIELFKVKEVSKNEI, encoded by the coding sequence ATGAAAAAACAAGAGTACGGCCTTAAACAGGCCAAGGCAAAAAAGAGCAGGTATCCGCTGCTCTTCCCGGTTTGTTTTTTGTTGTGGGGCTTTGCCTTTATGAGTTATGCCACGCAAACCGTAGCCATGGCATTGCGATACCATCCTGATCTGGGCAGGCCGGTGTTTGATACCTATTACCTGCCCTGGAAGGTGTTTGAATGGAATAAATACATAATAGATACGCCGGTGGGTAATCGGGTTGATTTGATTTTCGGTGCTTTTGTCCTCAGCACTGCCTTCGGCTTTTTCCTTATTTTGAGGAAAAAGCCGAAAGGCAATTTAAATCTGCACGGCACTGCAACCTGGGCAAAGAAAAAAGAGTTGCCAGCCATGGGACTTGACGCCAAAGAAGGTGTATATGTCGGCGGATTCCCGTTGGCCCGGGGCACTAAATACCTTATCCATAACGGTCCGGAACATATTTTAGCATTTGCGCCAACCCGATCTGGGAAAGGTGTGGGCCTGGTGATCCCGTCTTTGCTTGCCTGGACGGGATCAAGCGTAACCCTGGACATTAAGGGCGAAAATTACGCATTGACATCAGGATACAGGGCCAAAGAGTTACATCATAAAATCCTCAAGTTTGATCCTGCCGATGAAACCTTTTCTTTTGCTAAATGGAATCCCTTGGCAGAAGTGCGGATTAATACAAATCATGCCATTGCCGATGCCCAGAACATTGCCCAGATGATCTGTGATCCGGACGGCAAGGGCATGAAAGATTATTTCACCCAGGCCGGGTATGCCTTGCTGACCGGGTTGATTCTGCATGTCATTGTATCAAAGCAGGATGCCACCCTTGCCGATGTCGTGGCCGAAATTACAAAGAGCGACAATGAGGGGGATGTGAAAAACCTGCTTTATGCCATGATAGACAAGGAACACGCACAAATCCTAAAAAAACGGCATCCGGACATGGATACGGATCTGGCAGACAACATTCAATCAACCATTGACAGTTATGCCGGAGAAGCTGTGATCAAAGCCGACCGTGAGTTGTCCGGGGTGGTATCCACCGCTGTCACCAACCTTTCATTGTACCGTGATCCCATTGTCGCAAAAAACACTTCTGAGTCTGATTTTTTCATTTCAGATATCATGAATTCGCAAAACCCTGTTGATTTATATCTGGTGGTATCCCCTGCCGACCTGGACAGGTTAAGGCCGCTGCTGCGTGTATTTTTTAATCTGGCGTTAAGAAAATTCACCCAGAAAATGGAGTTTGAAAACGGACAGGCCGTAGTTGGCTATAAACACAGGCTCTTGCTTATGCTGGACGAGTTTACCAGCCTGGGCAAGTTGGAAATCATGCAAAAGGCCCTGGCGTTTATGGCCGGATACGGCGTAAAGGCTTATATCATCGTCCAGGATCTATCCCAATTGCAGGAGGCATATACCCGGGACGAATCAATTACATCAAACTGCCATGTCAGGATTGCATATGCACCCAACAAGATAGAAACCGCAAAACTGCTGTCGGATATGACCGGCAAAACCACTGTGGTGGACAAAAAGACCAGTGTCTCCGGCAAACGGTTAGGCGGCATGGGCAATGCCTCTGTGTCTGTCAGTGAAGTAGCAAGGCCGCTGCTCACACCGGATGAATGCATGAGGCTGAAAGGCCCGGTCAAAGATGAAAAAGGGGGCATCAAAACCCCGGGTGATATGCTGATATTTGTTGCCGGGTACAACACGGTATATGGTCAGCAGATACTGTATTTCTTAGATCCTGTCTTTCAAAAGCGGGTTAAAATCCCGCCGCCTGATCGCATAGAACTTTTCAAAGTCAAAGAGGTTTCGAAAAATGAAATATAA